In Tachysurus vachellii isolate PV-2020 chromosome 12, HZAU_Pvac_v1, whole genome shotgun sequence, the following are encoded in one genomic region:
- the LOC132855434 gene encoding deoxynucleoside triphosphate triphosphohydrolase SAMHD1-like, whose amino-acid sequence MEPSEKLHEEQSVKMFDLLISHGIKKKMLKEYYKYEGKTLRFKKRDFDFIHELIEGAPLSRSSAQWPYSGRTQAKSYLYEIVANKCTGIDVDKMDYISRDTAL is encoded by the exons ATGGAGCCATCAGAGAAATTG CATGAAGAACAATCAGTCAAAATGTTTGACCTGCTGATCTCACATGGCATTAAGAAAAAGATGCTAAAAGAATATTACAAGTATGAAGGGAAAacattaagatttaaaaaaagagacttCGATTTCATCCATGAACTTATTGAGGGCGCACCACTTTCAAGATCTTCTGCTCAg TGGCCCTACAGTGGAAGAACACAGGCCAAGTCCTACTTGTATGAGATTGTGGCCAATAAATGCACAGGCATTGATGTTGACAAAATGGATTATATCAGCAG AGATACAGCCCTATAA